The genomic window GGTTATTATAATGCACAGACTCAAAAAGAGATCTACTCCCTAGCTGCAGAAGTATTTTAACAACGATTCTGAAAACACATATATGAAAAGACCTCTCAATTTGGAGAGGTCTTCACTATTTTTATCTGAAGATGCTTACAACAAGACAAACTAAGGTTTACTTCTTATGAAGCATGGCCTTAAGGCTTTCAATTTCTGCTTCCAGCTTTTCTATATATTTTTTCTGAGATTCCCACATTGAAACTGGGATATTATAATTGTTACTAACAATATTTCCATTCCCTGTGGCATTGTCGTTAAAAATAAAAATTAAACTTTCTTCGTTTTCATATATTTCGTCTAAAGGAACTTGCAACGTATCAGCAATTTTCTGCCATTCCTGTAAAGAAATTTTTGCGGTTCCTTTTTCTCTCCTGTTATAGTTAGAAACATCCATACAAAGAATATCTGCCATTTTTTCCTGGCTTATATTTTTTCTTTTACGAGTTTCAATAAGTTTTGTTTTCTGCATTTCACAAAGTTTAATGTAAAGATAATTTTTTTGCGAAAAATCGCAATGAAATCGCAAAAGAAAATTATTTTGAGTTTAAAATTATTTTTTAGTTTTGAACCGTTAATCATTAAAAAAACAACTTATGAAAAAAACATTATTACTAGGCGCTTTGTTTATTGCAGGTGTAGTAAGCGCGTTTCCCTTTAGGACATCTTGTGGAACTATTGTAATGGTAAATGGAGCAAGTGGTTCTTTGTCGCATATTGAAAATATTTGTGAATCAATTAACCTTGCAGTTTGTGGGACATATGCTGATGTAGTTTTATATACCCATTAATTAGTTTAACATAAATCCATAATTAATTTTATGGATTTTTTTTCTTAATTCTATGAAAAAAAATTTAATATTTTTTATTCTATTATCCTTGAAGCTAATTTCACAAACTAGCTTTAATGTCATTTATGAAGCTGATTATAAATTACAGTATAAAATGTTGAATATTAATAATGCAAAACTTGAAGAAGCTGCTTTTGCATTATTAATAAATGAAAAAGAATCTTACTTCAAGAATATGAATAAATATGTCGGAGATTCTTTGCGATACGAAAAGAAGTTGGATGATAATAGTAGTAATGGCAAATACTTTACTCCTTTTCGTGAAAATATTGGCACGACAGATGGAAAAATCTATGTTACTGTTCCTATTTCGTATAAAAATTTTAAATATGAAGAAACCAATGATATCACTTGGAATTTAATAAATGAATATAAAACAATCGGAAAGTACAAAACTCAAAAAGCAACAACAAAAAAATACGGTAGAACTTGGATAGCTTGGTTTGCTAAAGATATTCCTTTTCCTTTTGGGCCTTATAAATTCAATAAACTACCAGGTCTTATTCTTGAAGTATATGATGAAAAGAATGATTATCATTATACATTATATAAGTTTGGAAAGAGAAAATATTTATGCAAGTCTGCAAATATGAATACGGGTGCTACACTTGTTGAGAAATCTAGAATATTTGATTATCAGCGTAAAGAAATTGGTGACCAAAACCAATTCAATGACGTTATCGAAGACAAAGAAACATTGAATATGTTGAGAAAAAAATCTGCTGAAAGGGCAAAACAATTTAATCCTATTGAGTTAAGTATATATTAATTCATTTTATGATTATTTAAAAAAGCACCTGCAAAAGTGCTTTTTGCACTTTAAAAGCAGTGTTCCCTTTTCCATACCGTCAGCAACAACTTGTACAAGTATCGGCACACCATTATACAAGTGCTAGCAGGTATTAAATAAGGGCAAAGAGAGAGCCCTATAAGTATCAATACCCCCTTATCCAAGGGGGTATTGATACTTATTAAACTGCCATTGGGTCTTATAGGAAAGCCTATTGACGGATGACAGAGCCGTCAGTGGGTGGTGTTGTAGTATCCGTAGAGGGAGACGAAGTGGTGGGAGGTACAAAAAACTGTTTCATATCCTCATAGATAACATTGGTTCCCGGTACATTTTCCCCTGCAAGAAATTTCATATTTCTGTAAAATGTTATTGAATTATGATAATTGTCATGATCTAATAAGACTTTTGTATCTGATAATTGTTCGGTGATGGAGCTTAACCTTTGTAGGCGGCTTTCGATCTGCTGTCTTGCAGAATAATCTCTGTCAAATTCTGCTTTGTCTAAAAATACCGGAACAAATTGAGGATATTGCTCCATATAATTTTTAGACATATTTACGAAGAGCTTGTTCTGCTCTGCGATTCTTCCGTACTGTTGTCGTTGTTCCGGTGTAAGGTTGATGGTTTTTCCCAGAAGTATATTTTCTATACTGCTTAAGGCCTGGTCTATTGTAGTAAGATCACTTTCAGAAAATGTTAAACTGATTAAATTGTCTAATGCCATTTCGTAATTTTAATTGGTTTAGTATTTTCAAATTTAATTATTACACCAATTCAAAATATCTGCGGTAAATGATTTTTTAATGAGCGTTAATCACTTTGATCGATTTATTTAAATTTATTTTTATAGTAATTTGTTTGTGATAATTATTTTCTTATTTCTTATTGATTTAAAAAAAATATTTCTAAAATAATTCACAAAATAAAATACATCCCAAAAGGTAGATAAATATCGAATCCCATATCGATAAATATCGACACTACAAATAGTAGTGTTTATACATATGATTTACTATTTTTGTAAATATATTAACTGTTTTGCTTTTTTAAGGGAAGTTTATTTTGTTTATGATAAATTAATGTGAATTTTTTTCTTTTATACTTTAATTTTTATCGATTTAATACATTTGGGCTTCCTGAAATTATTTAATATTAAGTTTTAATAAAAAAATTGTAATAAAAATTTGACATATTGTAGAATTTTTTCTACAAAAATGTAATTTTTCTACATTATATTTGCAGGCAACCAAAAACTAAAACCGTAGTATTGATGAAGTTTTATTACTTTATTTTGATATTTTCCTCATTGATTGTTCATGGTCAGCGGTACGCTTCTCAGTGGTATGGTATGGATCAGGGTCTGCCTCAAAACAGCATTAAAGATATTGCAAAAGATAAGGATGGTTTTATCTGGTTATCAACAGACGGAGGTATTCTGAGATATGACGGAACCAGTTTTCTGCTTCATAATGACTTTAAGATCAGTAGTTTAAGTTTTAAGGATTTTCTGCGATACGGTAATGATGGGTTTATTTGCTTTAATAATGGTGAAAAAGAAGGTGTACTCATTTCAGGCAGAACGGTAAAAGTACTACCGGAAGACAAGCTTGTACGTACTTATGCATTAAAAGGAGCATATCAATCTAAAAGATTTTGTAAAAACAGCCTTATAGAGTATTTTTTTCCGGATGTAGATTGTTATTATATTAAAACAGATTCCGGAACATATTTTTTTGATAATAAAAATATTGAATATCAGGCACGAAACGGAAAGAAAAAGCTGATACAGCAAAACTTTCATCATCCTTACTTAAAACAGTCTTTCGAACAAAATGGTGTAATCTATATCGCTGATCCTCAAAATAGGAGAACAATGATTCTGCGAAACGGGACCGTGTCGTATGATAATCAACCTTCTCTTTACAACGATCCCAAAACAAAAATATACTGGCATCAGGACAATAAACAGGTTTTTGTGATCAATAATGATAATATTTATGTAAGCAAAATCGTCAATGGTAAGCCTACTCTTAGTTTTTTGATGCAGTATAAAGATGTGGAAAAGCTATTTTTATATTGTATGTTCTACGACGAAGAGGCGAATAAAATGTACTTCGGAAATGTCGTAAACGGGCTCAATATCGTGAATCTTTCCAATTTCTATGTTTCACAGAAAAATATTCCTTACACCGGGGAGGTTTGCTACGAAGCGTTGCCTTTTACCAAAAATTCGGTTATTACAAAGGATGGAATAGAATATTATAAAGATAAAGTCAATAAGTGGTATTCCGCCAGAGTGAAGTATGACAAGCGATTTCTTATTTATGATGATTCTCAAAATCTCCTTTATTTAGAATTCAATAAGCTACATAGAAGATACAGGTCAACGCAGTATCAGAAGAGGGATTCTATCAGTTTTCCCGGAAAATCTGTTGAAGGACTTTATAAAATAGGAAAAAAATATGTGATTAGTATTCCGGACTACAATTGGAACTATCACCTGACTATATTTACCGATGACACCTTTAAAAATCCTAAAAATGTTTTCAAGTTTAAATCGAACATCAATTTTGTTACGGAGTATAATAGTGACATGATGTACGTAGGAACCAGCAACGGAATTTACCTTTTATCACTTTCAAAAAATAAAGTTGTAAAATATTTGGCCAAAGATCTTCCTATTAAAGAAATTCAGCGGACAAAAGACGGAAATTTCTGGTTTACCACGTATAATAAAGGACTTTATCTTCTTAAAGACGATGAGGTGATCAGGATGCCGGAAGATAAAAACGGATATATAGCCAGCGCACATCATATTCTGGAAGACAACCACGGGATGTTTTGGATCTCTTCAAATAACGGATTATTTAAAGTTTCTAAAAAATCGCTGTTGGATTATGCCCAAGACAAAAATTCTAAAGTTACTTACTACCGCTACACCAAAGAAAATGGTTTCCTGAATAATGAATTCAACGGAAGCTCCAATCCCAGTGGAAATATTTTAGAAAACGGAGAATTCGTATTTCCTTCGATGGAAGGTTTTGTTTTCTTTAAACCGGGTGAGATTAAAAGCCACTATCCTAAAAGTGATCAGCTGTACATTGAAAGGGCTAAAATAGGGAAAGATATTGTCGGTTTTAAAGATACCCTTCGCTTAAAAAGTGATTATAAAAATGTGGATATTTTTCTTGATATTCCTTACTATTACGATATTGAAAATATTTACCTTGAAGCTAAATTAGAAAATAGCGGAAATAATAAATGGGAAGAGGTACGAAAGGATAAAAAATACACATTGGGTAGTGTTGATCCGGGAAATTATACACTTTTGATCAGGTTTTTGGTTGCAGATGGCAAGTTTGTATACAAAAAAATTTTTTTAGAGATAAAGCCATTCTTCTATCAGACCATGTTGTTTAAAATCTTAGTGATGCTGCTGATTGTAACCGCAATTGTGCTCATCATCCAGATGCGGACGAATTTCCTCAGAATTAAAAATAAAAAGCTGCAAAGCAATCTGCACAACAGGAATCTGGAACTGAAGGAAACCAGCGATACCCTGGAAATGACCAAGAATAAACTGAAAAACGAAGCCGAATATCAGCAAAAAATAATGGAAAGCATCAGTCATGATATCACGACTCCCGTGAGGTTCATTGCATTGCTTTCACAAAAGCTCAGCGAGGCGGAAGACGCTAAAATCCAGAAAAAATACTTTGACGGTATTTACAAAACTTCGGAGCAGTTATTTAAATTTACCTTAGGATTAAAAGAATACACCGAATTATATAAAGAAGAGAACGTTTTTGATGATGAAGCGCATTCTCTGTATGAACTTGCAGAAGACAAAAAACTTCTTTTTGAGGAAGTGGCATCGGATAACAATACCACGATTACGAACCTTTGTGATCCGGAACTGAAGATCAGAACCAATCACAATATTCTTTCGGCAATCCTGCACAATTTGATAGATAATGCTGTAAAAAATACCACAGACGGGAAAATAGAAATTACCTCCGATGTGAAAGGTAACGAGTTGGAAATCAATATTTCAGATACAGGAAAAGGAATGTCCCAAAGCCAGATAGAATACTATTCTCATGTCTTTGAAAGTATGGAAACGGAAAATTTTGTGTTTAAAAATTACGGATTAGGCCTGCATATGGTGATCCAGTTGAGTAAAAAAATTAACGCAAAAATAAGTTTTCATGAAAATAGCCCTAAAGGAACCATTGTGAAAATATTTCTTAAATTACACTAATATGAATAAAAAAATACTAATAGCCGACGACCATTATGTAGTAAGATTAGGAACCGCACTGATTTTGGAAAGTCAGTTTGCTAAGATTTCAATCGATTACGCAGAAAGTTATGATGAGGTGAAAAACAAGCTCAACGCCGAGAGATTCGATCTTATCATCCTGGATATTGAGATGCCGGGAAGCACTTTTAAAAAGATGATCAAAGAACTGAAAATGATTCAGGAAGACCTGATGATCATGATTTTTTCGTCATATAAAGAGAGTGTTGCCATAGAATATATTCAGGAAGGTGCAGAAGGGTATTTGAATAAACTGAGCAGCGAAAAGACTTTAATAAAAGCTGTGCAGTCCATTTTTGAAGACGGATATTATTACCCTTTCAAGCTGGTAAAGCAGCTTTCCGCGCGCCCGCAGAAAGAGGAAGTGGAAAGTATTTTATCAGAAAGAGAATTTCAGGTTTTCAAGCTTCTGGTTGAAGGCAACGGAAATTTGGAAATCGCCAATATTCTGCAGATTCAGATGACCACTGCAAGTACTTATAAAAGAAGGATTTATGCTAAATTAGGCGTGAATAATCTTATTGATCTCCTGAAAATCTACAACAGTCAAAATCAGGAAAAATAAAAAAATGATCTGCCGGAAGCTACCCGACAGATCAGAATGAAAAAAAAGCAACAATTACTATCAATAATTGTTCACTGTCCCTTATTAAAACTTTTTGATCATTTATAAAGCTTTACGGAGAAAAGCACTGTGTAATGAAGCTTTCGCTGAAGCCGTAAAATTTAATTTTGAAGATTTATATTCAAAAATAGTAGTGCAAAAATACGATCGAAGTCCAATATTTTTGTCATAAAACCTGTACGAAGAACACTACTCTGTGTACTAAAAATACTACAAGAAAGTAAGCCGCTGAAAGATTCTGTGTTATATTTTGTTATCTGGATTTAAATAATTATTTTAAACGAAGAAATGAATATCAAGTAATTCATCTTTTTTTTAACAAAACATAGAACCTTAGAACTCAATAACAAAACATATTATGGCTTATTTAGGAATCATTATTTTCATCGGATTGGTGACGCTGTTTGCATCCTTTTTTACGGTAAAGCAGGAAACGGCGGCCATTGTGGAGCGTTTAGGAAAGTTTCACTCCGTCCGTCATGCCGGGTTACAGTTGAAAATCCCTTATTTAGATAGAATTTCAAAAAGAATGAATCTTAGAATTCAGCAGTTGGATGTGATGATTGACACCAAAACGCTGGATAATGTTTTCGTGAAAATGAAAATTTCCG from Chryseobacterium wanjuense includes these protein-coding regions:
- a CDS encoding helix-turn-helix domain-containing protein, whose translation is MQKTKLIETRKRKNISQEKMADILCMDVSNYNRREKGTAKISLQEWQKIADTLQVPLDEIYENEESLIFIFNDNATGNGNIVSNNYNIPVSMWESQKKYIEKLEAEIESLKAMLHKK
- a CDS encoding GLPGLI family protein → MKKNLIFFILLSLKLISQTSFNVIYEADYKLQYKMLNINNAKLEEAAFALLINEKESYFKNMNKYVGDSLRYEKKLDDNSSNGKYFTPFRENIGTTDGKIYVTVPISYKNFKYEETNDITWNLINEYKTIGKYKTQKATTKKYGRTWIAWFAKDIPFPFGPYKFNKLPGLILEVYDEKNDYHYTLYKFGKRKYLCKSANMNTGATLVEKSRIFDYQRKEIGDQNQFNDVIEDKETLNMLRKKSAERAKQFNPIELSIY
- a CDS encoding sensor histidine kinase, which encodes MKFYYFILIFSSLIVHGQRYASQWYGMDQGLPQNSIKDIAKDKDGFIWLSTDGGILRYDGTSFLLHNDFKISSLSFKDFLRYGNDGFICFNNGEKEGVLISGRTVKVLPEDKLVRTYALKGAYQSKRFCKNSLIEYFFPDVDCYYIKTDSGTYFFDNKNIEYQARNGKKKLIQQNFHHPYLKQSFEQNGVIYIADPQNRRTMILRNGTVSYDNQPSLYNDPKTKIYWHQDNKQVFVINNDNIYVSKIVNGKPTLSFLMQYKDVEKLFLYCMFYDEEANKMYFGNVVNGLNIVNLSNFYVSQKNIPYTGEVCYEALPFTKNSVITKDGIEYYKDKVNKWYSARVKYDKRFLIYDDSQNLLYLEFNKLHRRYRSTQYQKRDSISFPGKSVEGLYKIGKKYVISIPDYNWNYHLTIFTDDTFKNPKNVFKFKSNINFVTEYNSDMMYVGTSNGIYLLSLSKNKVVKYLAKDLPIKEIQRTKDGNFWFTTYNKGLYLLKDDEVIRMPEDKNGYIASAHHILEDNHGMFWISSNNGLFKVSKKSLLDYAQDKNSKVTYYRYTKENGFLNNEFNGSSNPSGNILENGEFVFPSMEGFVFFKPGEIKSHYPKSDQLYIERAKIGKDIVGFKDTLRLKSDYKNVDIFLDIPYYYDIENIYLEAKLENSGNNKWEEVRKDKKYTLGSVDPGNYTLLIRFLVADGKFVYKKIFLEIKPFFYQTMLFKILVMLLIVTAIVLIIQMRTNFLRIKNKKLQSNLHNRNLELKETSDTLEMTKNKLKNEAEYQQKIMESISHDITTPVRFIALLSQKLSEAEDAKIQKKYFDGIYKTSEQLFKFTLGLKEYTELYKEENVFDDEAHSLYELAEDKKLLFEEVASDNNTTITNLCDPELKIRTNHNILSAILHNLIDNAVKNTTDGKIEITSDVKGNELEINISDTGKGMSQSQIEYYSHVFESMETENFVFKNYGLGLHMVIQLSKKINAKISFHENSPKGTIVKIFLKLH
- a CDS encoding response regulator transcription factor, whose translation is MNKKILIADDHYVVRLGTALILESQFAKISIDYAESYDEVKNKLNAERFDLIILDIEMPGSTFKKMIKELKMIQEDLMIMIFSSYKESVAIEYIQEGAEGYLNKLSSEKTLIKAVQSIFEDGYYYPFKLVKQLSARPQKEEVESILSEREFQVFKLLVEGNGNLEIANILQIQMTTASTYKRRIYAKLGVNNLIDLLKIYNSQNQEK